A region from the Methanothrix sp. genome encodes:
- a CDS encoding AI-2E family transporter — protein MNLSIRLGWITAVVLVALIAIAYFMFPLMDGIILGTVFAYIGRPIRDMFGSRKRLGSAIASIWIIVPISLVLILGVMEIANLFMWIAQNQGSITREISGTISGLEIPEEIYTLITGSLQNVLSFVADLAARMPIFDYGRRMILLAINLVLSIPVCYFLLCDGERFVESWFTIVPEESLETYRAYFERIDRILSGIFLGSMYTAIVGSVISAIVFYAFDVPRPFAMASLVFIAGLVPVLTAWAVIVPISIYRYLLLGPAEALMFFAVASALIYLPSELIIRPYLVAARSSLHPLLVILSFLGGAMVAGIGGFFLAPAIMGVIVGIYQVRREQSLAKEPQSEQDL, from the coding sequence GTGAACTTGAGCATCAGGCTTGGCTGGATTACCGCTGTTGTTCTCGTAGCGCTCATCGCCATAGCCTACTTCATGTTCCCACTCATGGATGGCATCATCCTCGGCACGGTCTTCGCATACATAGGAAGGCCGATACGAGATATGTTCGGGTCCAGGAAACGCCTGGGCTCAGCCATCGCATCCATATGGATAATAGTGCCGATCTCGCTCGTTCTGATCCTGGGCGTGATGGAGATAGCGAACCTGTTCATGTGGATCGCCCAGAACCAGGGAAGCATAACGAGGGAGATAAGCGGCACCATCTCAGGCCTCGAGATCCCTGAGGAGATATACACGCTCATCACGGGAAGCCTGCAGAACGTCCTCAGCTTCGTGGCAGATCTAGCTGCGAGGATGCCGATATTCGATTACGGCAGGAGAATGATCCTGCTCGCAATAAATCTTGTGCTCTCGATACCTGTATGCTACTTCCTGCTCTGCGACGGCGAGCGTTTCGTTGAGTCCTGGTTCACCATAGTCCCTGAGGAGAGCCTGGAAACATACAGGGCATACTTCGAGAGGATCGACAGGATCCTGAGCGGCATATTCCTCGGCAGCATGTACACCGCGATCGTTGGAAGCGTGATCTCGGCCATAGTCTTCTACGCATTCGATGTTCCCAGGCCGTTTGCAATGGCGAGCCTGGTTTTCATAGCAGGTCTGGTGCCTGTGCTGACCGCATGGGCTGTCATTGTACCGATATCGATATACAGATACCTTCTCCTGGGTCCAGCCGAGGCGCTCATGTTCTTCGCCGTAGCATCCGCTCTCATCTATCTCCCATCTGAGCTGATCATACGGCCGTACCTTGTGGCGGCTCGCTCCTCACTGCATCCGCTGCTTGTTATACTCTCTTTCCTGGGCGGCGCGATGGTGGCTGGAATAGGCGGTTTCTTCCTGGCCCCTGCGATCATGGGCGTGATCGTGGGCATATACCAGGTCAGAAGGGAGCAGTCTCTGGCGAAGGAGCCTCAGAGCGAGCAGGATCTCTGA
- a CDS encoding tRNA (N(6)-L-threonylcarbamoyladenosine(37)-C(2))-methylthiotransferase: protein MRFCIETYGCTANIGNSMELRGALIAHGHCESDLNNADVVILNTCAVTSRTERDMLRRIGELRGRRLIVAGCLPAAIPELVEGLEAVGVLNRDGIDRVIDAIGRAEQPEPDRITSCLPGSLCGVVSISEGCLGACSYCIVKRARGPLRSREPREIEDAARRLVSSGAVEIQLASQDAGAYGCDIGASLPELLDLLSDMDGTFMIRVGMMNPDSVMRILDELLESYRSGKVYKFLHLPLQSGSDRVLEGMGRGYTSGDFVHIVNAFRSRFPEISLTTDVITGFPGETDQDFGLTEDVIRTTQPDKVNVTRYSRRPHTPAFTMYDMPDRIKKERSRRMTELWKEIALMRNKRYVGQELEVLVTEHGRAGTMKGRTRNYVGVVVHGASSVGKWLRAVTTDATPFYIKARCTESL, encoded by the coding sequence ATGCGGTTCTGCATAGAGACATACGGCTGCACTGCGAACATCGGGAATTCCATGGAGCTCAGGGGAGCGCTGATAGCGCACGGGCATTGTGAGAGCGATCTTAATAATGCAGACGTCGTGATCCTAAACACATGCGCAGTTACATCACGCACAGAGAGGGACATGCTCCGGCGGATCGGCGAGCTCAGAGGCAGGAGGCTGATAGTGGCAGGCTGTCTGCCTGCTGCCATTCCGGAGCTGGTTGAGGGTCTCGAGGCCGTGGGCGTTCTGAACAGAGATGGCATAGACAGGGTTATCGATGCCATTGGAAGAGCTGAGCAGCCGGAACCAGATCGCATCACATCATGCTTGCCCGGAAGCCTGTGCGGAGTTGTCAGCATCTCAGAGGGATGTCTAGGAGCATGCTCATACTGCATAGTGAAGAGGGCAAGGGGGCCTCTCAGGAGCCGAGAGCCGCGCGAAATAGAGGATGCTGCAAGACGTCTCGTGAGCAGCGGTGCTGTTGAGATCCAGCTGGCATCACAGGATGCCGGAGCTTACGGATGTGACATCGGAGCTTCACTTCCGGAGCTCCTCGATCTGCTCTCTGATATGGACGGGACGTTCATGATACGGGTGGGCATGATGAACCCTGACTCTGTTATGAGGATTCTCGACGAACTGCTGGAATCGTACAGGAGCGGGAAGGTATACAAATTTCTCCATCTTCCGCTCCAGTCAGGCTCCGACAGGGTTCTGGAGGGGATGGGAAGGGGCTACACATCCGGTGATTTTGTTCATATCGTGAATGCTTTCAGATCGAGATTTCCGGAGATCTCGCTCACGACCGATGTGATAACCGGCTTTCCGGGAGAGACAGATCAGGATTTCGGATTGACTGAGGATGTGATAAGAACAACACAGCCTGACAAGGTGAACGTCACTAGGTACTCGCGGAGACCTCACACCCCCGCCTTTACGATGTATGATATGCCTGACAGGATAAAGAAGGAGAGGTCGCGCAGGATGACGGAGCTCTGGAAGGAGATCGCTCTCATGCGGAACAAGCGGTACGTGGGGCAGGAGCTGGAGGTGCTGGTCACAGAGCACGGGAGAGCCGGCACCATGAAGGGGAGGACCAGGAACTACGTCGGGGTCGTGGTCCATGGCGCCAGCTCCGTTGGAAAATGGTTGAGGGCGGTGACGACAGATGCAACGCCCTTCTACATAAAGGCCAGATGCACTGAAAGTCTGTGA
- a CDS encoding HAD family hydrolase: MAMGEMAVVLDVAGTLLRMYRVANDLIHRRILERIVTAQLIIERPGRALVVPQMDPRDVQRCPEDTHLLRLIELCSEGIEISCYSTPVSHSDALEAIRRSDATVRDLLVAHEAVRQRCPETYHTTGIIVDSLDMTVPYIVSTGGVPFPGVRSVLDELRAMGADIYIASGDSPRSLIHLVDYGIDPEKICSVADPIRKRAIVRRLKENHRAVVMVGDGLNDLYALEEADLGVLTVQQNPNPHPRLLEVADIMIRDIRQLPVALKERIF, translated from the coding sequence ATGGCAATGGGCGAGATGGCAGTTGTTCTCGATGTCGCAGGCACTCTGCTCCGAATGTACCGTGTGGCCAACGATCTCATCCACAGGAGGATTCTGGAAAGGATAGTGACAGCGCAGCTCATCATAGAGAGGCCGGGCAGAGCGCTTGTCGTGCCTCAGATGGATCCGAGGGATGTCCAGAGATGTCCGGAGGACACACATCTGCTCAGGCTGATAGAGCTGTGCTCAGAGGGCATAGAGATAAGCTGCTACAGCACACCGGTCTCGCATTCGGATGCTCTTGAGGCTATAAGGCGCTCGGATGCGACCGTCAGGGATCTCCTGGTTGCGCACGAGGCTGTCAGGCAGAGATGCCCTGAGACGTATCACACAACCGGAATAATCGTGGACTCTCTGGATATGACCGTCCCGTACATCGTGAGCACAGGAGGCGTGCCGTTCCCTGGTGTCAGATCTGTCCTAGATGAGCTCCGAGCCATGGGTGCGGATATATACATAGCATCTGGCGACAGCCCCAGGAGTCTGATACATCTTGTCGATTACGGCATAGATCCTGAAAAGATATGCTCTGTTGCAGATCCGATCAGGAAGAGGGCGATCGTGAGAAGGCTTAAAGAGAATCACCGAGCGGTGGTGATGGTCGGCGATGGTCTCAACGATCTCTATGCCTTGGAGGAGGCGGATCTCGGGGTGCTCACAGTCCAGCAGAATCCGAACCCGCATCCCAGGCTGCTGGAGGTTGCAGATATCATGATAAGAGATATACGCCAGCTTCCGGTTGCACTGAAAGAACGTATTTTTTGA